Part of the Nitrospirota bacterium genome, TTTACGGCCGTCTTTTCATCAAGCTCTTCCAGCCTTATTGCCGCCTCTTCCGGCTGCATCTTCTCGTATGTCTTTACCACATGCTGAATTTTTTCTTCTTTTGTGTTGTCTATCTCTGCAAGAATCTTTTCAACTCTCTCAAGGATGGATTCGTATTCCTTTATCCTTGCCATGATATCTTTTTCCAGTTCCTGAAGTGCCTTCTCCCTTCTCTGCAGCAGCTGCTCCTTCTGATCAAGTTCAGCCCCCTTGGTTTGAAGATATTGAAGGAGATCATCCTGTGAATAAACAGGGGAGGGCGTTGCAATAATTATAATCAGCAATGATATCAGGACGAATCCAGCTTTTTTCATCTCTTAATCCTTGTGGTGAATATGAAGTCGAATTCTTTCTGTTCCTTGCGGTTATTCTCCCTTGTCTCATTCAAACAGAGCTTTCCCCTGAGGTTTTCAACGAGCATCTTCTCCTTGTATGCCTCTATCAGCAGCTTCTGCGTTTCTTCAAGCTCTGCTATTTTTTTTATAATTGCCTCCCTCTGTTGGCCCATTCTTATATTCATCTGTGAGAAATAGGAATGGAAGGTCTTGAGGGAGCCGGGATCTATGATATCCTGTACCTGATGGTTTTTAAAGGTTTCAAGATTACCGGAAAGTTCTGTTTCCATGGTTTTCAGGCGTGCCTCTTCCTGATTAATGATGCCCTGGAGACGGTTTATCTCCATTTCGATCTCTTCCTTCCGCCACTCCTTTAATTTCAGGAGGTTGTTTAATGAATCCGATTTCATAGTTCTTCTGTCTCAAACAGGAGATATAGCCCCTGAAGGCTGTCTCCCATGTCACGTCTGTCATTTATTCCCTGTTTCAGGTAGCCACGCAGTCTGTCTATCATCTTTATGGCCCTGTCAACCTTCGGGTTTGTGCCCTCCTTGTATGCACCGATACTTATGAGGTCTTCATATTTCTTGTACGTGGAGAGGTTTTCAATAAACATCATTGCAAGCTCCCTGTGTCTTTCGTCTACTATGTCCAGCATTACCCTGCTGACACTCCTTAATATATCAATTGCAGGGTAAACGCCCTCCATTGCAAGTTCCCTTGACAGGACTATATGTCCGTCAAGGACCGACATGGAAGCGTCTGCCACAGGGTCGGTAAGGTCATCGCCTTCAACGAGCACGGTATAGAGTCCTGTGATG contains:
- the fliJ gene encoding flagellar export protein FliJ, with protein sequence MKSDSLNNLLKLKEWRKEEIEMEINRLQGIINQEEARLKTMETELSGNLETFKNHQVQDIIDPGSLKTFHSYFSQMNIRMGQQREAIIKKIAELEETQKLLIEAYKEKMLVENLRGKLCLNETRENNRKEQKEFDFIFTTRIKR